In bacterium, one genomic interval encodes:
- the corA gene encoding magnesium/cobalt transporter CorA: protein MTVFKRVRKKAGLQPGALVFSGAPHAHPISISMLAYDGGAVEERTNLTVAEALIPLDKTGVTWIDVNGIHDPKLVEQIGKHFGLHPLVLEDIVTSGQRPKLEDYENYLFLTIKRLTCVSPTGSITTEELSIIAGRNFVLTFQETPDDSFAAVKDRLRRGTDRFLKSGTDYLVYALIDMIVDNYFGVLEAIGEQFEEIQTQVLSSPTPTTLRTVYRLKNDLIMMRRSVWPLRDVISSLQRHESPLMTHTTELYLRDVQDHTIQIMDTVETLRDMLAGTLDIYVSSVSNRLNQVMKVLTVIATIFIPLTFVVGIYGMNFDYMPELRWRFGYPLIMGSMALLVIGMLWWFRRNKWI, encoded by the coding sequence ATGACAGTTTTCAAACGAGTCCGTAAAAAGGCAGGATTGCAGCCGGGGGCACTGGTCTTCTCCGGGGCGCCACATGCCCATCCGATCTCAATTTCGATGCTGGCCTATGATGGCGGCGCTGTCGAGGAACGGACCAATCTGACGGTCGCCGAGGCACTGATCCCGCTCGACAAAACCGGCGTGACCTGGATCGACGTAAATGGTATTCACGATCCCAAACTGGTGGAACAGATAGGAAAACATTTCGGCCTTCACCCGCTGGTGCTCGAAGATATCGTGACATCGGGGCAACGTCCGAAGCTGGAAGATTACGAGAACTATCTTTTCTTGACGATCAAGCGACTGACGTGCGTGTCACCGACGGGGTCGATCACCACTGAAGAACTCTCAATAATCGCCGGACGGAATTTTGTCCTGACCTTCCAGGAGACACCGGATGATAGTTTTGCGGCGGTCAAAGACCGACTTCGACGAGGAACAGACCGCTTTCTCAAGTCCGGAACTGACTACCTGGTGTACGCTCTGATCGATATGATTGTCGATAACTACTTTGGAGTACTGGAAGCGATCGGAGAGCAGTTTGAGGAGATCCAGACTCAGGTCCTTTCGTCCCCGACTCCTACGACTCTACGGACTGTTTACCGTCTCAAGAACGACCTGATCATGATGCGTCGGTCGGTCTGGCCGCTTCGCGATGTGATCAGTAGTCTCCAGCGACACGAATCACCATTGATGACGCATACTACGGAGCTGTATCTTCGAGATGTACAGGACCATACGATCCAGATCATGGATACGGTAGAGACGCTTCGCGACATGCTGGCCGGTACACTGGATATCTACGTATCGAGCGTCAGCAATCGGCTGAATCAGGTGATGAAAGTGCTGACCGTAATCGCCACCATTTTTATACCATTGACTTTTGTGGTCGGTATCTATGGGATGAATTTTGATTATATGCCGGAATTACGTTGGCGATTCGGCTATCCGTTGATCATGGGGTCAATGGCACTCCTGGTTATTGGCATGCTCTGGTGGTTCCGTCGGAACAAATGGATCTGA
- a CDS encoding anion transporter, which produces MDQLTSPPLLALAAVFLLIAVRQIGRFRLQIWQIMLAGAITVMLMRSISVGDALKAINVDVMLFLFGMFVVGEALHQSGYLYQLSDRLFGRSRTVDGLVLRILFSMGLLSAILMNDTLAIICTPLMIYFAQQHRIAPKLLLIALAFAITTGSVLSPIGNPQNLLVAVEGNVANPFVSFLIYLALPTIFNLALAYLALRMFYRSEFHTVALTHTAEPLADVQMANGCRWSLALIGALIALRVVASFVKLLPDFSLTWIAMLAIVPIMVMSRRRLTVIRRIDWSTLVFFAAMFVLMEAVWRTGAVQDVLARSGWRSDSVPGILGISLLVSQLISNVPFVALYLPMLQQTADPMVAKMALAAGSTIAGNLLILGAASNVIIIQNAEKQGETIGFWEFAKIGVPLTIVQIAVYWLYLSLF; this is translated from the coding sequence ATGGATCAACTGACCTCTCCCCCACTGTTGGCGCTGGCCGCCGTTTTCCTCCTGATAGCCGTGCGTCAGATCGGACGCTTCCGGCTGCAGATCTGGCAGATCATGCTGGCCGGAGCGATCACGGTGATGCTGATGCGTTCGATCTCGGTTGGTGACGCACTGAAAGCGATCAATGTCGATGTCATGCTGTTTCTCTTCGGAATGTTCGTGGTGGGGGAAGCGTTGCACCAATCCGGGTATCTTTACCAGCTTTCTGATCGACTTTTTGGCAGGTCAAGGACCGTGGACGGGCTGGTACTTCGGATCCTGTTCAGTATGGGTCTGCTGTCGGCTATCCTGATGAATGATACGCTGGCGATCATTTGCACGCCGTTGATGATCTACTTCGCGCAACAGCACCGGATTGCGCCGAAATTGCTGCTGATCGCGCTGGCTTTTGCCATTACCACCGGAAGTGTGTTGAGTCCGATCGGGAATCCGCAGAACCTGCTCGTGGCGGTGGAGGGAAATGTGGCGAACCCGTTTGTCAGTTTTCTGATCTATCTCGCCCTCCCCACCATTTTCAATCTCGCCCTTGCCTACCTGGCTCTGCGCATGTTCTATCGTAGTGAGTTTCACACCGTAGCCCTCACCCACACGGCAGAACCGCTCGCGGACGTTCAGATGGCTAATGGATGTCGCTGGTCTTTGGCTTTGATCGGCGCCCTGATCGCATTGCGGGTGGTAGCGTCATTCGTCAAGCTGCTTCCCGATTTCAGTCTGACCTGGATCGCCATGCTGGCAATTGTCCCGATCATGGTAATGAGTCGTAGACGGCTGACGGTGATCCGGCGAATCGATTGGTCGACGCTGGTATTTTTCGCCGCAATGTTTGTGCTGATGGAGGCGGTCTGGAGAACCGGCGCCGTACAGGATGTGCTCGCCAGGTCCGGATGGCGATCGGATTCTGTTCCGGGAATTCTGGGAATCAGTTTACTGGTCAGTCAACTGATCTCAAATGTACCGTTCGTGGCGCTCTATTTGCCGATGCTCCAGCAGACCGCAGACCCGATGGTGGCAAAAATGGCGTTGGCGGCCGGTAGCACAATTGCAGGCAACCTGTTGATCCTGGGGGCGGCCAGCAATGTGATCATCATCCAGAATGCGGAGAAGCAGGGAGAGACGATCGGATTCTGGGAATTTGCGAAGATCGGCGTACCGCTGACGATAGTGCAAATCGCAGTCTATTGGCTTTATCTGTCCCTGTTCTAG
- a CDS encoding mechanosensitive ion channel family protein: MDWVVPLIIIGGSLLLGYIFERIVLGRLRRLADKTSWRGDDILINALHGMTTVVATLLGAYIASFFANCPPHILALIHKALIVLIIFTGTVILGRIAVGFVNLSTAREDGKLPSASILTYVTRAIVYVIGILIILQSLGISITPLLTALGVGGLAVALALQDTLSNLFAGIHIIASKKFRTGDFVRLEGGQEGYVEDISWRNTTIRALSNFIYIVPNNKIASMILTDFDQPQQEMSLVIDVGVAYESDLAQVERVTVEVAREALKSVTGAVAEFDPFIRFNKLGEFAIGLSVILRIQTYVDQYLLKHEFIKLLHQRYRQEGIVIPYPIRTVYMKPEGK, encoded by the coding sequence ATTGATTGGGTTGTCCCTCTGATAATAATCGGTGGTTCGCTCCTGCTCGGGTACATTTTCGAGAGGATCGTCCTAGGCCGGCTCCGCCGATTAGCCGACAAGACGTCCTGGCGCGGCGACGATATCCTGATCAATGCATTGCATGGCATGACGACTGTGGTTGCCACGCTGCTTGGCGCCTATATCGCCAGTTTCTTCGCCAACTGTCCCCCCCATATTCTGGCTCTGATCCATAAAGCGCTGATCGTCCTGATCATCTTCACCGGTACGGTCATTCTGGGGCGGATCGCAGTCGGGTTCGTGAATCTGTCGACCGCCCGCGAAGATGGCAAACTGCCATCAGCATCGATCCTGACGTACGTCACCCGCGCGATCGTGTACGTCATCGGCATATTGATAATCCTCCAGTCACTCGGCATTTCGATCACGCCACTGTTGACCGCACTGGGCGTGGGAGGTTTGGCAGTCGCTCTGGCGTTGCAGGACACCTTATCCAACCTGTTCGCCGGGATCCATATCATTGCCTCGAAGAAATTCCGGACCGGTGATTTCGTCCGGCTCGAAGGGGGGCAGGAAGGGTATGTTGAAGATATCTCCTGGCGGAATACCACGATCCGTGCACTCTCCAATTTTATCTATATTGTCCCCAACAATAAGATCGCATCGATGATCCTTACGGATTTCGACCAGCCGCAGCAAGAGATGTCGTTGGTGATCGATGTCGGTGTCGCGTACGAAAGCGACCTGGCACAGGTGGAACGAGTGACCGTTGAGGTGGCGCGGGAAGCCTTGAAGTCCGTCACCGGTGCAGTGGCCGAATTTGACCCGTTTATTCGATTCAATAAACTTGGCGAGTTTGCGATCGGTCTCTCCGTGATCTTGCGGATCCAAACCTATGTCGATCAATACCTGCTAAAGCATGAGTTCATTAAACTGCTCCACCAGCGGTATCGACAGGAAGGGATTGTCATTCCTTATCCGATCCGGACGGTTTACATGAAACCCGAGGGAAAGTAG
- a CDS encoding right-handed parallel beta-helix repeat-containing protein produces MSRNFLMLLLAITVVCLAAAPAMAQYTTFVVDDDGNPLTTYPSLSAAIATAQTYAGGPHKIVIMAGNYNDVNLTPNPTKIDEIYGDPDATPGDIVFTSQTGTFNFITLGLDQKLSGIKLVGYKGTGVTVIGDNVVVDDMIIEGASGVGVNISNANGIMVQNLVLSTLDYGVLANVSNNSKIQMIDMTDCGYGVAVANFTAGLIDKINIVDGNYGIYVDGGSLTTFVTNCKVESAANYGIWLNAAGQCQVLNNLVYQSGSYGIVAQASTFQNWILNNCLIGNTGASQGYDDGVLGNWWNNNFYSDNVYTMVPGAVTDAAPMKYLLSAVASGSSYNLGDIINVDLNWTMTACASLDSQMMAAYNFVVNWDDTKLAYVAGSADYDEAYLGPAPPALYTGISETSNSLTFAAANFTVPGIDGGRLGFAQFEVIGANVSSAISFTGADFRDPANTPVPHTTATTTFTLVDNVAPVLVSAIASNPAGDDVYSDGSVAGPGPFVKLDMIMSATDNYDLNRIEYSYNGAPWGTWIPGLTGISYTSPSMYAGGVAGLPAGANNLALRVVDAAGLISNVITYNFTIDRTAPVITAVAISDKDGCALDNSRWTNDPTVTMAITATGDPVTMMRSESGDQPTEAFVATKDFVMTGVNGAHTVWARLYDKYNNRVDWTASNSIILDNVAPVAVGPLVINAAAAKTNNVNVALAWSDLGLGGANMGERKASENPGDLVCGTAGWVPNSVGPPLAFALSAGDGMKTVYLASRDSAGNISNVLSDGITLDQTPVTITSYDMVDLSGFVCTNDGQIKGHYAWTGTDAVSLEWSYDGTTWGTWKSLVGVTSPDSTNGSVPAAPDGVKYLYIRIVDDIGNISTAKVDSIEVKAAVPALTSLTVLDMAATATPDPTWPQWSNSKSVGLLMTGLSADVVAVKVSEDGFATSTQYAIIPTDPFTLGYTYAGTGTECAANAIAVKAVTCAGVESAVLSYNIYFDFVNPVIASFTGPTLTNNPTVALAISATDNCIVWQMRLGEGSLTGVPWIPFNPAPSFVLSAGDGPKTVNLEVVDGAGNIAAASVVINLDATIPSAGTFYVTSANPLAAIDYTDALTGNTAHLTWDGDVTYMRIRNSDGSGNTGYIPVASPFALNALVAGGPGPRTLQYWFRDAANNVAGPFTHVVDYSNVNPNPPAAGTATGTPLASCLLEWGAVTDAQKYIIKFNFQNQYPTYDDPIPPHPLDRLLEGILATDTVTGLQYVFDGPQPDIYSFSIWTLSKHGLYSLSPNIDVTATNYILGDFEPTPDGCIDFGDEFGELAVAYNSISTDPNFNMYLDIAPTSDMSTTGYPMPDLAVDFEDLVIFALNYDEYLCSGSAPAQPTDTREVGKLKAGPLAVVADIPDRVKIGDEFVVPFKIDQYEAVKAFHVTLGLNNDAFEVVRIDAGSAYEGVNESFFYSNPKSTKIDVSGTVLGRNVTYTSDQFFTVTIKALKTGDVNLEELELTFRDRENKDFQASLTFNRIVNGTLPTAFALSQNYPNPFNPTTSIELALPVASEYTLTIYNVLGQEVKSFSGFAEAGFVRVDWDATDQSSGIYLYKVTAGRFEDTKKMVLIK; encoded by the coding sequence ATGTCTAGAAATTTCCTAATGCTTCTTTTGGCGATAACGGTGGTATGTCTGGCCGCAGCTCCTGCCATGGCCCAGTATACGACCTTTGTCGTGGATGACGATGGCAACCCGCTGACCACCTATCCGTCGCTCTCCGCAGCCATTGCGACTGCGCAGACCTACGCGGGTGGCCCGCACAAGATCGTCATTATGGCCGGTAACTATAACGATGTCAATCTGACGCCGAATCCGACGAAGATCGACGAGATTTATGGTGATCCGGATGCGACCCCGGGAGACATAGTCTTTACGTCACAAACCGGGACATTCAATTTCATCACTCTCGGCCTGGACCAGAAGCTATCCGGCATCAAGCTGGTCGGCTACAAGGGAACGGGTGTGACGGTCATTGGCGACAATGTGGTTGTTGATGACATGATCATCGAGGGTGCCAGTGGTGTTGGCGTGAATATCAGCAACGCCAACGGCATCATGGTCCAGAACCTGGTCCTTTCGACCCTCGACTATGGTGTCCTGGCGAATGTGAGCAATAACTCAAAGATCCAGATGATCGACATGACCGACTGCGGTTATGGCGTGGCTGTCGCCAATTTCACGGCGGGGTTGATCGATAAGATCAATATCGTCGATGGTAACTACGGCATCTACGTGGATGGCGGAAGCCTGACGACCTTCGTGACCAATTGCAAAGTTGAGTCGGCGGCCAATTATGGTATCTGGCTCAACGCCGCTGGTCAGTGCCAGGTTCTGAACAACCTGGTCTATCAGTCCGGCTCCTATGGTATCGTCGCACAAGCGTCGACCTTCCAGAACTGGATCCTCAATAACTGCCTGATCGGTAACACTGGCGCAAGCCAGGGATACGACGATGGAGTACTGGGCAACTGGTGGAATAACAACTTCTACAGCGATAATGTTTACACCATGGTACCAGGGGCAGTAACCGACGCGGCACCGATGAAGTATCTACTTTCAGCGGTAGCCTCCGGCTCCAGCTACAATCTGGGCGACATCATCAATGTGGATTTAAACTGGACCATGACGGCATGTGCCAGCCTGGACAGCCAGATGATGGCCGCCTACAATTTTGTCGTCAATTGGGATGACACGAAGCTGGCCTATGTGGCTGGTTCGGCTGATTATGATGAGGCGTATCTTGGCCCGGCGCCGCCGGCCCTCTATACCGGCATCAGCGAAACCTCCAACTCGCTTACCTTTGCGGCCGCGAACTTTACCGTCCCCGGTATTGATGGCGGGCGTCTTGGGTTTGCGCAGTTCGAAGTAATCGGTGCCAATGTTTCGTCGGCGATCAGCTTCACGGGAGCCGATTTCCGTGATCCTGCCAACACTCCAGTCCCGCACACGACCGCGACCACAACCTTCACCCTGGTCGACAATGTCGCTCCTGTGCTGGTCTCAGCCATTGCCAGCAATCCTGCCGGCGATGACGTTTATTCCGACGGTTCTGTGGCGGGCCCTGGACCGTTTGTGAAACTGGATATGATCATGTCGGCGACGGATAACTACGATCTCAATCGGATCGAGTATTCGTACAATGGCGCACCATGGGGAACCTGGATCCCGGGCCTCACTGGCATCTCCTATACCAGCCCGTCAATGTATGCGGGTGGTGTGGCGGGTCTGCCGGCCGGTGCAAACAATCTGGCGTTGCGTGTCGTTGATGCTGCCGGATTGATCTCCAATGTGATCACGTATAACTTCACAATCGACAGAACCGCTCCGGTCATTACCGCCGTCGCGATATCCGACAAGGATGGTTGCGCGCTGGATAATAGCCGCTGGACGAACGATCCGACCGTCACCATGGCGATCACCGCTACCGGCGATCCTGTTACCATGATGCGATCGGAGTCGGGCGATCAGCCGACCGAAGCATTTGTCGCTACGAAAGACTTCGTGATGACCGGTGTTAACGGTGCACACACTGTCTGGGCCCGGTTGTACGACAAGTACAACAACAGAGTCGATTGGACCGCGTCCAATTCGATCATCCTGGACAATGTCGCACCAGTGGCAGTCGGTCCGCTGGTTATCAATGCCGCGGCGGCCAAAACCAACAATGTCAATGTTGCGCTCGCATGGTCTGATCTCGGACTGGGTGGCGCAAACATGGGCGAGCGGAAAGCTTCCGAAAACCCGGGCGACCTGGTTTGTGGAACCGCCGGTTGGGTTCCGAACTCAGTTGGTCCGCCTCTCGCCTTTGCCCTCTCCGCCGGCGACGGCATGAAGACCGTTTATCTGGCGTCTCGCGACAGCGCGGGGAACATCAGCAACGTGCTGTCCGACGGTATCACTCTCGACCAGACACCGGTGACGATCACGTCATACGACATGGTCGATCTGTCCGGTTTTGTCTGCACCAATGATGGTCAGATCAAGGGGCACTATGCGTGGACCGGCACCGATGCCGTGTCCTTAGAGTGGTCCTATGATGGCACCACCTGGGGAACCTGGAAGAGTCTCGTTGGTGTGACTTCTCCGGACTCCACGAACGGTTCAGTACCGGCGGCTCCGGATGGAGTGAAATACCTCTACATCCGCATCGTCGATGATATCGGAAACATCAGCACGGCCAAGGTCGACAGCATCGAAGTTAAAGCTGCGGTGCCAGCACTGACGAGCCTGACAGTTCTCGATATGGCCGCGACGGCAACTCCCGACCCGACATGGCCACAGTGGTCGAACAGCAAGTCAGTTGGCCTGCTGATGACCGGTCTGAGCGCCGATGTTGTTGCGGTGAAGGTTTCCGAAGACGGCTTCGCCACCAGCACGCAGTATGCGATCATCCCGACCGATCCGTTCACGCTTGGCTACACGTATGCCGGAACCGGCACCGAGTGCGCTGCGAACGCGATCGCGGTGAAAGCTGTGACCTGCGCTGGAGTGGAGTCCGCGGTTCTGAGCTATAACATCTATTTTGATTTCGTCAATCCTGTGATCGCTTCGTTCACGGGCCCGACACTGACCAACAATCCGACGGTAGCACTGGCGATCAGCGCAACCGACAACTGCATTGTCTGGCAGATGCGTCTTGGTGAAGGCTCGTTGACGGGCGTCCCGTGGATCCCGTTCAATCCCGCTCCGAGTTTTGTGCTGTCAGCGGGCGATGGTCCGAAGACAGTAAATCTCGAAGTGGTCGACGGTGCCGGCAACATTGCGGCAGCATCGGTAGTCATCAATCTTGATGCGACGATACCTTCGGCGGGCACTTTCTATGTAACGTCGGCTAACCCGCTTGCGGCGATAGACTACACAGACGCGCTGACCGGCAATACCGCTCACCTGACGTGGGACGGTGATGTGACCTACATGCGAATCCGCAATAGTGACGGCAGCGGCAATACGGGATATATTCCGGTTGCCAGCCCATTTGCGCTGAACGCATTGGTTGCCGGCGGTCCCGGACCTCGTACGCTTCAGTATTGGTTCCGCGACGCTGCCAACAACGTGGCTGGTCCGTTTACTCATGTCGTTGATTACTCGAACGTCAATCCCAATCCTCCTGCGGCTGGAACTGCCACTGGCACGCCATTGGCGAGCTGTCTGCTGGAGTGGGGTGCCGTAACCGACGCCCAGAAGTACATCATCAAGTTCAACTTCCAGAACCAGTATCCGACCTATGATGATCCGATTCCGCCTCATCCGCTGGATCGCCTGCTGGAAGGTATCCTCGCGACCGATACCGTCACTGGTCTCCAGTACGTGTTTGACGGTCCGCAGCCGGATATCTATTCCTTCTCGATCTGGACGTTGAGCAAACACGGTCTCTATTCGCTCTCTCCGAACATCGATGTTACTGCGACCAACTATATCCTGGGCGACTTCGAGCCGACTCCGGATGGTTGCATTGACTTCGGCGATGAGTTCGGCGAACTGGCCGTGGCTTATAATTCGATCTCAACCGACCCGAACTTCAACATGTATCTGGATATCGCCCCGACCAGCGACATGTCGACGACCGGCTATCCGATGCCGGATCTGGCGGTTGATTTTGAAGATCTCGTGATCTTCGCCCTGAACTACGACGAATATCTCTGTTCCGGCAGCGCGCCCGCGCAGCCGACCGATACGCGTGAAGTCGGCAAGCTGAAAGCCGGCCCGCTCGCGGTGGTCGCGGATATCCCCGACCGCGTGAAGATCGGTGATGAATTCGTCGTTCCGTTCAAGATCGACCAGTACGAAGCGGTCAAAGCGTTCCATGTCACTCTTGGTCTCAACAATGATGCCTTTGAGGTTGTCCGGATTGATGCCGGTTCAGCCTATGAAGGCGTCAACGAGTCGTTCTTCTACAGCAACCCGAAGTCGACCAAGATCGATGTCAGTGGTACGGTACTCGGCCGTAACGTCACTTACACCAGTGATCAGTTCTTCACGGTCACGATCAAGGCCTTAAAGACCGGTGACGTGAATCTTGAGGAACTGGAACTGACCTTCCGTGACAGAGAGAACAAGGACTTCCAGGCGAGCCTGACATTCAACCGCAT
- a CDS encoding ABC transporter ATP-binding protein: MFDKIRWFWKFYRHFAYVLAVLLILTPVQAMVHVYAPRLLQFSMDFIEKGTVPDSVISGLFGWLQNLTGYGLEYVLPISFILFGVVSFSLYAFVQAHRTWMNRRLDWAFRQATFGEITFKGPDFFNKFRTGDLITRLTDDIEGKLSWFACSGIFRFYEALAYVVFTLIMMISINPWLTLLTAGPLPILIIIFFKTSSLLDKRYDELQTSISKFNAVMEACYSGIRVVKAYVQEKAQKKKFDESLLARREKEIAAIRTGTIIDSMYGYIWQFGVIIVLLAGGAQAINAELTAGELFAFVYYTTMLFFPMFDIGQFLVKSRQSAISIDRLVELEKVPPMVTDSGSRAANGGVTGQVTLTDVSFGFASSERKIIDGVSLEIGAGQTVAVVGKVGSGKTWLVNMLPRLVDPTGGRIMLDGHDLREFKLEDLRRIVGYVPQEPILFSDTVRNNIRFGREEISDTVMDWAIEVSQLKDEIERFPKGLDTPIGTRGMSISGGQKQRLALARALVGKPKILILDDCTSALDSRTEAALWERLHEVMPGMTAILITHRPDTLERADNIFVLEEGKVIESGRHHQLMSQGGHYAKIYKRYQLEEQVAE; this comes from the coding sequence ATGTTTGACAAAATACGATGGTTCTGGAAATTCTACCGCCATTTCGCCTATGTCCTGGCGGTACTGTTGATCCTGACCCCGGTACAGGCGATGGTGCATGTGTATGCCCCGCGCCTGCTGCAGTTCTCGATGGATTTCATTGAGAAGGGGACGGTTCCCGACAGTGTCATTTCCGGCTTGTTCGGCTGGCTGCAAAACCTGACCGGATACGGGTTGGAATATGTGCTACCGATCAGCTTCATCCTGTTCGGAGTGGTCTCGTTTTCGCTGTATGCTTTTGTACAAGCGCATCGGACCTGGATGAACCGACGACTCGACTGGGCATTTCGCCAGGCGACTTTTGGTGAGATCACGTTCAAGGGTCCGGATTTTTTCAACAAGTTCCGGACCGGCGACCTGATCACCCGGTTGACCGACGATATCGAAGGGAAACTTTCGTGGTTCGCCTGCTCGGGGATATTCCGGTTCTACGAGGCATTGGCTTATGTGGTCTTTACGCTGATCATGATGATCAGCATTAACCCATGGCTGACGCTTCTGACGGCAGGGCCGCTGCCGATCCTGATCATCATCTTCTTCAAGACCAGCTCGTTGCTGGACAAGCGATATGATGAGTTGCAGACCTCCATCTCAAAATTCAACGCCGTGATGGAGGCATGCTATTCGGGGATCCGAGTGGTCAAAGCATACGTGCAGGAGAAGGCGCAAAAGAAGAAATTCGATGAATCACTGCTGGCACGACGGGAAAAAGAGATCGCCGCAATTCGAACCGGGACGATTATCGATTCGATGTATGGGTATATCTGGCAATTCGGAGTGATCATCGTGCTGTTGGCCGGTGGCGCGCAGGCGATCAACGCTGAATTGACCGCGGGCGAGCTGTTCGCGTTCGTCTATTACACGACCATGCTCTTTTTCCCGATGTTTGATATTGGGCAGTTCCTGGTCAAATCGCGGCAGTCGGCGATCTCGATCGACCGACTGGTGGAACTCGAAAAGGTGCCGCCGATGGTGACTGATTCGGGAAGTCGCGCCGCCAATGGTGGGGTGACCGGTCAGGTGACTCTGACTGATGTCTCGTTCGGATTCGCCAGCTCGGAGCGTAAGATCATTGACGGAGTCTCGTTGGAGATCGGGGCCGGACAGACAGTAGCAGTGGTCGGAAAGGTCGGTTCAGGCAAAACCTGGCTGGTCAATATGCTTCCGCGGCTGGTCGATCCGACCGGAGGGCGGATCATGCTGGATGGACACGACCTTCGCGAATTCAAACTTGAGGATCTGCGGCGGATAGTCGGTTATGTCCCACAGGAGCCGATCCTCTTCAGCGACACCGTGCGGAATAACATCCGGTTCGGCCGCGAGGAGATCTCGGATACGGTGATGGACTGGGCGATTGAGGTGTCGCAGCTCAAGGATGAGATTGAACGATTCCCGAAAGGGCTGGATACACCGATCGGCACGCGTGGGATGTCGATCTCCGGAGGTCAGAAGCAGCGATTGGCGCTTGCACGGGCATTGGTCGGCAAACCAAAGATCCTGATTCTGGATGACTGTACCTCGGCACTCGATTCGCGCACCGAAGCGGCGCTCTGGGAACGGCTGCATGAGGTGATGCCGGGGATGACCGCAATTCTGATCACGCATCGCCCGGACACACTCGAGCGCGCGGATAATATTTTCGTGCTCGAAGAAGGGAAAGTGATCGAGAGCGGACGTCATCACCAATTGATGAGTCAAGGCGGCCATTATGCCAAGATCTACAAGCGATATCAGCTTGAGGAGCAGGTTGCGGAATAG